The following coding sequences are from one Epinephelus moara isolate mb chromosome 7, YSFRI_EMoa_1.0, whole genome shotgun sequence window:
- the LOC126392934 gene encoding uncharacterized protein LOC126392934, producing the protein MTHFRGQIRGPHWGPTMDNMLIDFWRRHECLFNSSVDAYYDKDLKTKLWTEFALSIGKPVSDVERRSRSLRTQYGRVLWHPERVSTAQQKMLREKLDFLRPYIVRRRGDSFLEDKFDDREEDDEELETEGSIDQEMGNSFDSSLDADVTGQDLNNEPHPSSSLNPAPLLCPNPQPQVTEVVSLSCPHHHNDEGSADQADQTAAPHTSKHNILNQFAEVMLADMRQIKDPMVLMRLRRDITDLVFKAVEEDMKRRCAQAPSMSMLVESTQLHSCSRPQHQVPSQTNHSWRQRFLKRRSKGCEIGRRIQSWEEMKHMRRMSRSQLLQPVQQGQAPEGMSENGSQIIIQASEIKRETEPHMVKIEDEALPSA; encoded by the exons ATGACACATTTTCGGGGTCAGATACGGGGGCCACACTGGGGCCCCACCATGGACAACATGCTGATAGATTTCTGGCGTAGACATGAATGCCTTTTTAATTCGTCCGTCGATGCTTACTACGATAAGGATTTGAAGACCAAGCTGTGGACCGAGTTCGCCTTGTCCATCGGAAAGCCTG TATCTGATGTTGAGAGAAGATCAAGATCACTCCGGACTCAGTATGGGAGGGTGTTATGGCACCCAGAGAGGGTCAGCACTGCCCAGCAAAAGATGCTTAGGGAGAAACTTGATTTCTTGAGGCCTTACATAGTTCGTAGGCGAGGTGATTCATTTCTG GAGGACAAGTTTGATGATCGGGAAGAGGACGATGAGGAGTTGGAGACTGAAGGAAGTATTGACCAGGAGATGGGAAATTCATTTGATAGCTCACTGGATGCTGATGTGACTGGGCAGGATCTGAATAATGAACCCCACCCGTCGTCGAGCCTGAACCCCGCTCCCCTGCTCTGTCCAAACCCGCAGCCTCAAGTTACAGAGGTTGTGTCTTTGAGCTGTCCTCACCATCACAATGATGAGGGTTCTGCTGATCAGGCTGACCAAACAGCTGCACcacacacatccaaacacaACATACTAAACCAGTTTGCAGAGGTTATGTTGGCGGATATGCGTCAGATTAAAGACCCTATGGTACTAATGAGACTCCGCCGTGATATCACTGACCTGGTGTTCAAAGCAGTGGAGGAGGACATGAAGAGACGATGCGCTCAGGCACCATCCATGTCCATGCTAGTAGAAAGCACGCAGTTACACAGCTGCTCCAGGCCCCAACATCAGGTACCTTCACAAACAAACCACTCTTGGAGGCAGAGGTTTTTGAAGAGAAGGAGCAAAGGGTGTGAGATCGGCAGAAGGATACAGAGTTGGGAGGAGATGAAGCACATGAGGAGAATGTCCAGGAGTCAGTTATTACAGCCTGTCCAGCAGGGCCAAGCACCAGAGGGGATGAGTGAAAACGGCTCTCAGATTATTATTCAGGCTTCTGAGAtcaaaagagagacagagccaCACATGGTTAAGATTGAGGATGAAGCGCTTCCATCCGCTTGA
- the LOC126392981 gene encoding actin-related protein 3-like, whose amino-acid sequence MAGRLPACVVDCGTGYTKLGYAGNTEPQFIVPSCIAIKESAKVGDQAQRRMMKGVDDLDFYIGDEAVDKPTYSTKWPIRHGIVEDWDLMERFMEQIIFKYLRAEPEDHYFLLTEPPLNTPENREYTAEIMFESFNVPGLYIAVQAVLALAASWTSRQVGERTLTGTVIDSGDGVTHVIPVAEGYVIGSCIKHIPIAGRDITYFTQQLLREREVGIPPEQSLETAKAVKERFSYVCPDLVKEFNKYDTDGSKWIKQYTGINAISKKEFTIDVGYERFLGPEIFFHPEFANPDFTQPISEVVDEVIQNCPIDVRRPLYKNIVLSGGSTMFRDFGRRLQRDLKRTVDARLKMSEELSGGKLKPKPIDVQVITHHMQRYAVWFGGSMLASTPEFYQVCHTKKDYEEIGPSICRHNPVFGVMS is encoded by the exons ATGGCTGGACGGTTACCGGCGTGTGTTGTCGACTGCGGCACAGG TTACACCAAACTGGGGTATGCAGGGAACACAGAGCCGCAGTTCATCGTTCCATCAT GTATTGCCATCAAAGAGTCAGCCAAGGTCGGCGACCAGGCCCAGCGGAGGATGATGAAGGGGGTGGATGACTTGGATTTCTACATCGGAGATGAAGCAGTAGACAAGCCCACATATTCCACTAAG TGGCCAATCCGTCATGGGATTGTGGAGgactgggacctaatggagcgctTTATGGAGCAGATCATCTTCAAGTACCTGAGGGCTGAGCCTGAGGACCACTACTTCCTCCTG ACAGAGCCTCCACTGAACACACCAGAAAACCGAGAGTACACAGCCGAGATCATGTTCGAGTCCTTCAATGTTCCAGGCCTGTACATCGCTGTGCAG gCTGTGCTTGCTCTAGCAGCCTCCTGGACATCCAGACAGGTGGGAGAGAGGACGCTGACAGGCACTGTCATCGACAGCGGAGACGGTGTCACCCATGTCATCCCTGTG gCTGAAGGTTATGTTATTGGCAGCTGTATAAAGCACATTCCCATCGCAGGACGAGACATCACTTACTTCACCCAGCAGCTtctgagggagagggaggtggGCATCCCGCCGGAGCAGTCGCTGGAGACGGCCAAGGCAGTCAAG GAGCGGTTCAGCTACGTGTGCCCAGATTTAGTCAAAGAATTCAACAAGTATGACACAGACGGTTCCAAGTGGATCAAGCAGTACACCGGCATCAATGCCATCAGCAAGAAGGAGTTCACCATCGATGTGGGCTACGAGCGCTTCCTGGGGCCTGAGATCTTCTTCCATCCAGAG TTTGCCAACCCTGACTTCACCCAGCCTATCTCTGAAGTTGTGGACGAGGTAATTCAGAACTGCCCTATTGATGTCAGGCGTCCTCTCTACAAG AACATTGTTCTGTCGGGAGGCTCCACCATGTTCAGGGACTTTGGGCGCCGTCTACAGAGAGACTTAAAGAGGACGGTTGATGCCCGACTGAAGATGAGTGAGGAGCTGAGCGGAGGAAAGCTCAAG CCCAAACCAATCGATGTCCAAGTTATCACTCATCATATGCAGAGATATGCAGTGTGGTTTGGTGGATCAATGTTAGCATCAACT CCTGAGTTCTACCAGGTTTGCCACACCAAAAAGGATTACGAAGAGATCGGGCCGAGCATCTGTCGCCACAATCCTGTGTTTGGAGTCATGTCTTAA